The genomic DNA CCTGTGAACAAATCTTGTTTGACAAAGGTTACTGCACTCGCCAAATGGGCAAATGGCACCTAGGCAATGTTCGCGATCTGCGTTGTTACAACAACGATGAAGAAGATACCGTCTCCCAACAGACATATCATAAATGGCTAAGAAAACAGCCTGTTGAAAGATGGCATAAACCCCGGGAGGGAGATGCCATTATTGACGATGCAGCGTTAACACCTGAAATGGCAAAGCTTTTCGAGGTATGGTCTAAGGAGAAAAACCGTTCTGCACAAAATCTCGCCTACATAGGCCGCTCCTTATGTCCTCCTGAGTATACCTTTGAATCGTGGCTTGCTGAGAGGTGTATCGAGCTTATCAAAAAATACAAGAATGGGCGTTTTATGATAACGTATTCGGTTAGCCCGCCACACCCATGCTGGGTCGTACCGGAGCCATACTACAGCATGTATGACCCAGCAAAAATTCAGTTTTCGCCTAATTTCACCCACCGTCCCGAAGCATACAAGAATTCCCAACCCGCCCGAATTGGACAACTGATGAGCGATGATCTCTTCCGTGAATATCTGCGATGCTACTACGGCTTAGTTACAATGGTTGACGATTGCATCGGAAGAATACTTGACGCATTGAAAGCCGAAGGGTTAGAAAAGAATACGCTTGTCGTATTCACTAGTGACCATGGCGATATGCAAGCAGGTCACAGAATGGTGGGCAAATCACTCCCAACTTTTTATGAAGAAATAGTGAGAGTGCCGCTAATAATCCGCTACCCCGGACACATAAAACCAGGAACGGTAATTAATACGCATGCCGCGTCGGTTGACCTTATGCCTACTTTCCTTGACTATGCCGGTGTGAAAATCCCTAAAAGCGTACAAGGAATTTCACTTAGGCCATTGCTTGAAGGAAAAATAAAGGAAAATGACCGACCTGCCTTTTGCGAACGAGGATTGGGCGACAAAGGGTCTTTCAGCAGAATGATTCGTACAAAGAAATGGAAATACTGCGTTTTTGCTGACGGCCGCCGTGAACTATTTAACTTAGAAAAAGACCCTTGGGAAACAAATGACCTTGGCATGAACTCAGCATACAAAGATATTAAGCAAAATCTACATAAACAACTAATAGAACATATGGAAGCCACCAAGGACCCTGCTCTCGCTAAATTGGGAAAAGCTTAAATTATTATATTTTCAAACTAATTCAATCTTGACTTCAGGCGGATTGTGAAGTGTGTTATGTATTAAACACTGCTTTGCTACCACCATGATAGCCTGATGTCTATCTTCTGGTACTGCAGCAGGCAAATTTACCTTTACGTTTAAGCTAGTAATCCTAGCTGAAGGTTTATCTTCCTTTTCGTAACCCACTTCAATATTTAAGCCTTCGGTCGAAATCGCAGATTTGTTTAAATAGTTTGCAACATACACACCAACACATGAACCAAGCGAAGCTGCGAGAAGTTCCGGCGGCATCATTCCTGAATCTGTTCCACCTAGGTCTGGAGGCAAATCTATAACGATGCGATGCCCCCTTGATTCCGCAATAAACTTCTGCCCACCTTCATAAGAAATAAGCACTTTTCTATCCCCTTTCGAAAGTTCGAATTGTCCTTGCTATAGTTAATCACCTTCACCGAATCTTTTATTGGCCCTTACCAAGGGTAAATAGCAATCCAATTATAGCACCTAAAGCAATGCTAACGTACGGATTGCATGTAATTTTTCACCCACCTCCCAATGCCTTACTAACAAGAAATAGCATATAACCAGCAGCGCCGCCTAAAATCAATCCAAGAATTATTTTCATCCTTTTCAGCCTCAATTCAATCTTTGGATAAATTGCCGATTAACGAGACCGTATTTATT from Armatimonadota bacterium includes the following:
- a CDS encoding OsmC family protein, coding for MLISYEGGQKFIAESRGHRIVIDLPPDLGGTDSGMMPPELLAASLGSCVGVYVANYLNKSAISTEGLNIEVGYEKEDKPSARITSLNVKVNLPAAVPEDRHQAIMVVAKQCLIHNTLHNPPEVKIELV
- a CDS encoding sulfatase-like hydrolase/transferase — protein: MRYTRREFIKAAGGFVCAYTLSPNLLEANQTVSTNILFLITDQHHHGVLGCSGNPLVKTPYIDRLASQGARFTNAVCATPFCSPTRASFVTGQWPHTHGIVRNIEKGDVGLKDDVVACEQILFDKGYCTRQMGKWHLGNVRDLRCYNNDEEDTVSQQTYHKWLRKQPVERWHKPREGDAIIDDAALTPEMAKLFEVWSKEKNRSAQNLAYIGRSLCPPEYTFESWLAERCIELIKKYKNGRFMITYSVSPPHPCWVVPEPYYSMYDPAKIQFSPNFTHRPEAYKNSQPARIGQLMSDDLFREYLRCYYGLVTMVDDCIGRILDALKAEGLEKNTLVVFTSDHGDMQAGHRMVGKSLPTFYEEIVRVPLIIRYPGHIKPGTVINTHAASVDLMPTFLDYAGVKIPKSVQGISLRPLLEGKIKENDRPAFCERGLGDKGSFSRMIRTKKWKYCVFADGRRELFNLEKDPWETNDLGMNSAYKDIKQNLHKQLIEHMEATKDPALAKLGKA